The Streptomyces sp. BHT-5-2 genomic interval CCTTCCGCACCGCCCTCTTCGTCCACGCCATGGCCGCCGCCGCGATCCGCACCGGGATCGGGGCGCAGCCGAACCGCTGGAAGGTGCCGCCGCGGACCGGCCGGGTCAGCCCGTCCTCGATGGCGCGGATGTTGCCGGTGCAGTCGTGACCACCGCCCAGCCGCGCGGATGGGCGGCGGTCAGCGCGTCGGCGCCGGTGGAGACGGTGTCCGCCCCGAGCTTGCGGGCCGGGCACGCACCGGGGCCGGTCACCCCCTGATCGGCGCCGCCCGGCCCCCGCTAAAGTCGCCTCACCACAGCAGACCAGGGCAGACCGGCACAGACGCCACCGCTGCCGCGGGTTCCGGGGGCGACCGCCCCGGGGGGAGGACGAACCATCACATGAGCCGCCGTTCCCAGGGATTACTCGGCGTCTGGGCCGAGGCACAGCGCCGGCAGCAGCGCCAGGCCGAGGCCGCACACCGCGCACGGCTGCAACAGCAGCGGGAACAGGAGCGGCAGGCCAGGGCCGCCGAACGCGCCATGGCCCGTATGCACCGCGAACGGCAGAGCGCCTACCGCCGGCAGCGCGAGGCCGACGCCCGCCGCCGCACCGAGGAGATCGACGCCCGCGTCGCCGCCCTCACTGGCCTGCTCGCCGACGGCTGCCGGGCCCCCGCCTTCACCGCCGACGCCCTGCTCCGCCCCGAAAGCGTCGAACCGTTCGCCCCCGGCGCACTGGCCGCCCCGGTGCCCATGCCCGACCCGGCCCGCTACCAGGTGCCCACCGGCGGCATGCGCTCCGGCACCCGCCGCGACCGCGACCGCCAGGAGGCCCGCGCCCGCTTCGAACAGGACTGGTACGCCGCCCAGGCCGCCGAGGCCCGCCGTCAGGCCCAACTCGCCGCCTACCGACGGCAGTACGACCAGTGGGCGGCCGGCGCCCTGGACGAGATCCGCCGGCACAACGCCGGCGTCCAGGAACTGGTCGCGGGCCTGCGCGCCGGCGACGCGGACGCCGTCGTGCAGTACTTCTCCGCCGCCCTCTACTCCGGCACGTCCTGGCCCGAGGGCTTCCCCCGACAGCTCAGCGCCGGCTACGACACCGCCGCCCGCCGGCTCGTCCTCGACTGGGAACTGCCCGGCCACGACGTCGTCCCCGCCGTCAAGGCCGTCCGCTACCTGCCCACCGCCGACGAGGAGCGCGAGACCGCCCGCCCGGCCGCCCAGCGCCGGGCGCTCTACCGGGAGGTGCTCGCCCAGAGCATGCTGCTGGTCCTGCGCGACCTCTTCGCCGCCGACACCTACGGAGCCCTGGACTCGGTGGAGCTCAACGGCTTCGTCGACGACGTCGACCCGGTCACCGGCCGCCCCGCCACCATCTTCCTGGCCAGCGTCCTGGCCCCCCGGAGCGACCTCGCCTCCTACCACCTGGATCAGGTCAGCGCCCCCGACTGCCTCACCGACGGACTGCGCGGCAGGCTCTCCGCCCGCCCCGACCAGCGCACCCCGGTCCGCCCCGGACGGCGGCCGGACGACATCGCCGGCGGCGCGGTGGTCTCCCACGGCACCGACGGCGAACCGGACCTCCTCGCCATGGACCCGCTCGTCTTCGAGCAGCTGATCGCCGAGCTGTTCCGCGCCATGGGGATGCACGCGGTCACCACCCAGCGGTCCGGCGACGGCGGCATCGACGTGGACGCACTGGACCCCGACCCGATCCGCGGCGGCAAGATCGTGGTGCAGGTCAAGCGCTACCGCAACACCGTCCCGCCGTCCGCCGTCCGCGACCTCTACGGCACCGTCCAGTCCGAAGGTGCCAACAAGGGCGTGCTGGTGACGACCTCCCAGTTCGGGCCCGGCGCCCACGGCTTCGCCCAGGGCAAGCCGCTCACCCTCGTCGCCGGCCCGGAACTCGTCGACCTGCTCGGCCGGCACGGGCTGCGCGGCCGCCTCGGCCCCGGCGACGCCACTCCCGGCGCGCCCGCCGCCCCAGACCCCACCGAGCCCGCCCCGGACCACACCGTCCTCGCCATGAACTGGTCCGGCGCGGCCGCCCTCGACGTCTGCGCTCTGGTCTGCAAGGGCACCACCGTGCTCGACGACGACCACTTCGTCTTCTTCAACAACCCGGCCACGCCGGACGGTTCGGTGCGGATGCTGGCCGGCGTGACGGAGGACCGCGCGGCCCTGCGGGTGCGGTTCGAGGAGCTGCCGGCGGACGCCGACCGGCTGGTCCTGGTCGCCGCGGTCGACCCGGAGACCGACCCGGACGGCGACCTCGGCGGCTTCACCGACGCCCGGATCAGGCTGCTGGACGCCGCCGGTACCGAACTCGACCGGCTGCCGGTCTCCGACGGGCGCCCCGGTGAGCGCGCCCTGGTCCTCGGCGCGTTCCGCCGCCGCGCGGGCGGCGACTGGGACTTCGTCCTCGGCGGCAAGGGCTACCCCGGCGGCCTGGCCGCTTTGGTCGCCGACTTCGGCATCGAGGTGACCTGAGACCGTCGCCCGGATCACTTCTGCCACAGCCGGGCGAGCACGTCGTCGAGACCGCGGGCCGGTCCTGGTGCGGGGCGTGGTCGGTACCCGGCACCCGCACACGGCGGGCGCCGATCATCTCCGCGAGGTACTCCCCGCACGCCGCCGGCGCATCGCCGACGAACGCCCGGCAGTCGGGGTGGGCGGTCTTCCACGTCCCGTTGACGACGGTCCTGGGCAATCTGGGCCCGAGCCGGCGGTCCGCCGCGCCGTACGAGTACCCGACCGGGTGGGCCGCGGCCCGGCCGGCGGCCGCTGCCCGGCGAAGCACTCGGCGCCCCAACTCATCGTGCCGGGCACCAACAGCGCCCGCGGCGCACCGGGCACCCCTCGTCCCACACCGTCACATGAAGCGGTTCCTCGCCCATACCGGGCCACCATGGACGCAGCGGGACGGCTGGTCTGGCTCAACAGACCGGGGGAGCTGTGGTGTTGGGGTGGGGGTCGGCCAACGGCTCTGTCGAACAGTCGCGTTGCGGCTGTGCGGACGGCCGCGGGGTGTGCGCCGATGCGGGGCTGAGGGGGGAGGGGATCTGACGAGCGGGCCGGGAGACGTCCGTCCAACGGGGTGGCGGGGCGGCGCGCCCGTCAGCCGGCCGGTCGGACGGCTGACGGCCGGCTCGGCGGCGGGACCGCGGGCGCCCGGTCGGGTGCTCGATCGGGCGCTCGGTCGGCCGTCCGGGGGAGAGCGCCGGACACCACCGCATACGGTCATTTCCGGCCCGATATGACTGGTATCTGTCGAGGATGAGTGCGTTCACCCGGTATGCGTTATCCGTTCTGCTCGCCGCACTGGCCGTCGGCTGCGGCACCCTGCCCGACGCCCGGCGGCCCGCACCGCGATCCGCCCCCGCGCACACCACGCACCGCCCCACCGCACCGTCGGCCCCGCCCCGCCGCGCCGGAATCCGCCCGGCCGGAGCCGCCCCGAGCAGGCCGTTCACCCTGCTTGCCGCCGGTGATGTCATCCCCGCCCACCCCGAGGCGCTCGGCCGGGCGCAGGGCGACGCGCCGATGGCCGGCGGCTACGACTTCCGGCCGATGCTCCGCGGC includes:
- a CDS encoding restriction endonuclease, with the protein product MSRRSQGLLGVWAEAQRRQQRQAEAAHRARLQQQREQERQARAAERAMARMHRERQSAYRRQREADARRRTEEIDARVAALTGLLADGCRAPAFTADALLRPESVEPFAPGALAAPVPMPDPARYQVPTGGMRSGTRRDRDRQEARARFEQDWYAAQAAEARRQAQLAAYRRQYDQWAAGALDEIRRHNAGVQELVAGLRAGDADAVVQYFSAALYSGTSWPEGFPRQLSAGYDTAARRLVLDWELPGHDVVPAVKAVRYLPTADEERETARPAAQRRALYREVLAQSMLLVLRDLFAADTYGALDSVELNGFVDDVDPVTGRPATIFLASVLAPRSDLASYHLDQVSAPDCLTDGLRGRLSARPDQRTPVRPGRRPDDIAGGAVVSHGTDGEPDLLAMDPLVFEQLIAELFRAMGMHAVTTQRSGDGGIDVDALDPDPIRGGKIVVQVKRYRNTVPPSAVRDLYGTVQSEGANKGVLVTTSQFGPGAHGFAQGKPLTLVAGPELVDLLGRHGLRGRLGPGDATPGAPAAPDPTEPAPDHTVLAMNWSGAAALDVCALVCKGTTVLDDDHFVFFNNPATPDGSVRMLAGVTEDRAALRVRFEELPADADRLVLVAAVDPETDPDGDLGGFTDARIRLLDAAGTELDRLPVSDGRPGERALVLGAFRRRAGGDWDFVLGGKGYPGGLAALVADFGIEVT